The nucleotide window GCTGCACCATCACCGGCGGCAGCGTGCGGCTGGCGGGGCGCGATCTGGTGGCGATGCCCGAGGCCGGGCGCCAGGCGCTGCGCGGCACCGAGGTGGCCTATGTGCCGCAAAGCGCCGCCGCGGCCTTCAACCCCTCGCAGCGGCTGATGGACCAGGTGATCGAGGTGGCGCAGATCCACAAGCTGATGACGCCCGATGCGGCGCGGGCGAAGGCGGTGGAGCTGTTCCGGGCGCTGGCGCTGCCGGACCCCGAAACCATCGGCCAGCGCTATCCGCACCAGGTGTCGGGCGGGCAGCTGCAGCGGCTGTCGGCGGCGATGGCGCTGATCGGCGGGCCGCGGCTGATGATCTTCGACGAGCCGACGACGGCGCTGGACGTGACCACCCAGATCGAGGTTCTGCGCGCCTTCAAGTCGGTGATGAAGCAGGGCGGCATGGGCGGGGTCTATGTCAGCCACGATCTGGCCGTGGTGGCGCAGATCGCCGACCGGATCGTGGTGCTGAAGGGCGGCGAGGTGCAGGAGGAAGGCCCGGTGGAGCAGATCCTGCACCATGCCGCCCACCCCTATACCCGCGAGCTGCTGGCGGCGTTCGAACCCGTGCCCTATGCCTCGGCCTCGCGGTCGCAGGCCGAGACCAAGCGCCCGATTCTGGAGGTGCGCAACCTTGTGGCGGGCTATGGCCCGCTGGCGCGGGACGGGCGGCCGCACAAGCTGGCGCTGAACAACGTGTCCTGCCGGCTGGAGCGGGGACAGAACCTGGGCGTGATCGGCGAAAGCGGGTCGGGCAAATCCACGCTGGCGCGGGCGATTGCCGGGCTGCTGCCGCCGGTATCCGGCAAGGTGCTGCTGGACGCGCATATGCTGGAACCCGAGGCACGGGCGCGCGACAAGGACGAGCTGCGCCGCCTGCAGATCGTGTTCCAGCTGGCCGATACCGCGCTGAACCCGCAGCGGCCCGTGGGCGATATCATCGGCCGCCCGCTGACCTTCTACCACGGCCAGAAGGGCGCCGCGCGCGCGGCACGCACCGATGAGCTGCTGGACATGGTCCGCCTGCCGCGCGCCATGAAGCACCGCCTGCCGGGCGAGTTGTCGGGCGGGCAGAAACAGCGCGTGAACCTGGCCCGCGCCCTGGCGGCGGGGCCCGAGGTGATCCTGTGCGACGAGATCACCTCGGCGCTGGACACGGTGGTGGCGGCGGCGGTGATCGAGCTTCTGAAGGAATTGCAGCGCGAGCTGCACCTGTCCTATGTCTTCATCAGCCACGACCTGTCGACCGTGCAGGCGATCTGCGACGACGTGATGGTGATGCTGAATGGCGAGGTGGTGGAGCGCCTGCCTGCGGACCGCCTGCAGGGTGGCGCGCAGCATCCCTATTCGCAGCTGCTGTTCTCGTCGGTGCCCAAGCTCGATACCGGCTGGCTGGACAGCGTGCCGCCGCGGGCGGCGGCGCTGTAATCACATCGGAAAGATGCTTTTCAGCGGCAGGTGCGTCTTGATGAAGGGCGATTTCATCACCACGAAGCTGAAATACTTGTCGATGCCGATATCCATGTCGGTCAGCCGTTCCATGATGGTCTGATACTCGCCGATACCGCCGGTGACGAACTTTAAGAGATAGTCGTAACCTCCTGAAATCAGGTGGCATTCGATGATCTCTTCCACCTTCTCGGCCGCCTGCTGGAAGCGGGCGAAGTCGATCTGGCGGTGGTTCTTCAGCGTGACCTCGGTAAAGACGGTGATGGTCTGGCCCAGCTTGGCGATGTCGATCTGCGCGGAATAGCCGGTGATGTAGCCGGCCTGCTGCAGTTTCTTCACCCGCATCAGGCAGGGGCTGGGGGACAGGTGCACCAGTTCGGCCAGCTCCACATTGGTGATGCGGCCGTTCTTCTGCAATTCATGCAGGATGCGGATGTCGATCCGGTCAAGCTTCACGGTCTGCCCCTGTCTTGCTGTCGCCGGCACGCGCAGGATCTGCCGGTGGCCTAACCTACATGGGCAATGCGGCTGAATCCAGCCCGGTAAAATCCAGACGGTATAACCCTCTGGCAACCGCGGCGCGGCCGGCATGAAATGCTGCATTTGGCGCAGGACCGGCAGCAGATCCGCCGCCCCGCGCCCTAGACTG belongs to Frigidibacter mobilis and includes:
- a CDS encoding ABC transporter ATP-binding protein; protein product: MQNLVEIRDLKVQARSDAGRRIEIIKGVSFDIAEGEIVALIGESGSGKTTIALTLMGHTRPGCTITGGSVRLAGRDLVAMPEAGRQALRGTEVAYVPQSAAAAFNPSQRLMDQVIEVAQIHKLMTPDAARAKAVELFRALALPDPETIGQRYPHQVSGGQLQRLSAAMALIGGPRLMIFDEPTTALDVTTQIEVLRAFKSVMKQGGMGGVYVSHDLAVVAQIADRIVVLKGGEVQEEGPVEQILHHAAHPYTRELLAAFEPVPYASASRSQAETKRPILEVRNLVAGYGPLARDGRPHKLALNNVSCRLERGQNLGVIGESGSGKSTLARAIAGLLPPVSGKVLLDAHMLEPEARARDKDELRRLQIVFQLADTALNPQRPVGDIIGRPLTFYHGQKGAARAARTDELLDMVRLPRAMKHRLPGELSGGQKQRVNLARALAAGPEVILCDEITSALDTVVAAAVIELLKELQRELHLSYVFISHDLSTVQAICDDVMVMLNGEVVERLPADRLQGGAQHPYSQLLFSSVPKLDTGWLDSVPPRAAAL
- a CDS encoding Lrp/AsnC family transcriptional regulator, translating into MKLDRIDIRILHELQKNGRITNVELAELVHLSPSPCLMRVKKLQQAGYITGYSAQIDIAKLGQTITVFTEVTLKNHRQIDFARFQQAAEKVEEIIECHLISGGYDYLLKFVTGGIGEYQTIMERLTDMDIGIDKYFSFVVMKSPFIKTHLPLKSIFPM